The Microcoleus sp. FACHB-68 genome includes a region encoding these proteins:
- a CDS encoding DUF4347 domain-containing protein: MAANEQSVVFIDSAIKYFLSLTAGLSLKSKSPIADAKKDGFGRISEALENYIPISILQNVFRGNPKRGRIGAFQLNLANPAHYANQLQHWISVFSCDLTGTAFAAGERNLDYAIDETKAPSLFAAALANACRRVLGSAIPALSLQPAITKKPDFA; this comes from the coding sequence ATGGCTGCAAATGAACAAAGCGTCGTTTTTATCGATTCAGCGATTAAATACTTCCTAAGTCTTACCGCTGGATTATCACTCAAATCAAAATCTCCGATAGCAGACGCCAAAAAAGATGGGTTTGGGCGAATCAGTGAAGCATTGGAGAATTACATTCCGATTTCTATCTTGCAAAATGTTTTTCGCGGTAATCCCAAGCGTGGGCGGATAGGTGCATTTCAGCTAAATTTAGCTAATCCAGCCCACTATGCAAATCAGTTGCAGCATTGGATATCAGTCTTTTCTTGTGACTTAACCGGCACTGCTTTTGCTGCCGGTGAGAGAAATTTAGACTACGCAATCGACGAAACTAAAGCGCCTTCGCTTTTTGCCGCAGCGCTCGCTAACGCCTGCCGTCGTGTTCTTGGGAGTGCAATCCCAGCATTATCATTGCAACCGGCTATAACCAAAAAACCGGATTTTGCATAA
- a CDS encoding choice-of-anchor Q domain-containing protein, whose protein sequence is MSILTVTTNADSGVGSLREAIASAQAGDTIQFSSSLANQTISLTSQIEIDKHLTIDGAGATNLTISGNNATRVFYSDWRYLVPEGFNISLKNLTIANGKTTDADGGAGIRMGYLGDLTVENTTFKNNSAGKGAAIMAGTSGTTTVLNSTFDGNDGTSGTTDVMRERGAGGIATVGGELTVQGSQFTNNKGIVGGAINVLNTELLVENSTFVNNDTTAGAAYPAGRYQSGNGGAIYTDGANGLNEPGNIIIRKSRFEGNKAAGFGGALNLSAYQPQKVSVEDSIVLGNEVIKNANGSSLGGGIYHQDVELTINNTTVANNKAVFQGGGLWANNAGVTVSNSTFSGNIAEDAAKGYGGAIRIGGTDQAANITNTTIANNSAGWVGGGILAGSTPITVKNTIFSNNTATNPWNIQYNTTRQLTDGGGNIQWPPKATNLSNDYNATATITLADPKLGPLQDNGNGLLTHALLEGSAAIGIAGGLNAGAPITPAPTDTLVGGGGSDTITPTPSDTLVGGGGSDTITPTPSDTLVGGGGSDTITPTPSDTLVGGGGSDTITPTPTDTLVGGGGSDTITPTPTDTLVGGGGSDTITPTPTDTLVGGGGSDTITPTPTDTLVGGGGSDTITPTPTDTLVGGGGSDTITPTPADTVVGGGGSDTITPTPAPSGNDVIYGEAGNDTIDGGDGDDTIYGGSGNDVIYGGAGNDVIYAEAGDDTIDGGGGNDTIYGGAGINFLNGGDGNDVIYATDDILLPGPAPLPPAQQGANSVTGTPDNDILTGGNATAATASDSVADTFLLANAGITSQRLSDYAIMTNFNGSQDLMQIQQSGSNAQILYGNDSAKDELIGTVPGDTSGLTLTSNNLASV, encoded by the coding sequence ATGAGCATTCTAACTGTAACCACCAATGCAGACAGTGGAGTCGGTTCACTGCGCGAAGCAATTGCCTCCGCACAAGCCGGCGATACGATTCAATTTTCATCCAGCTTAGCCAATCAAACGATTAGCCTCACAAGTCAGATAGAAATCGACAAACATTTGACAATAGATGGGGCGGGCGCAACGAATTTAACCATCAGTGGAAATAATGCCACCCGCGTTTTTTATAGCGATTGGCGTTACCTCGTTCCGGAAGGCTTCAACATCAGCCTCAAAAATCTCACCATCGCCAACGGGAAAACCACGGATGCAGATGGCGGTGCCGGCATTCGTATGGGATATCTGGGAGACTTAACGGTAGAGAACACCACATTTAAAAACAATAGTGCAGGGAAAGGTGCCGCAATTATGGCCGGCACCAGTGGGACAACAACCGTCCTCAATAGTACATTCGATGGCAATGATGGCACATCTGGCACCACAGATGTCATGCGAGAACGCGGTGCCGGTGGCATTGCCACAGTCGGCGGTGAACTTACCGTTCAAGGCAGTCAATTTACCAATAACAAGGGAATTGTCGGGGGAGCAATTAACGTTCTCAATACAGAATTACTGGTAGAAAACTCGACGTTTGTTAATAACGACACCACAGCCGGCGCTGCCTACCCAGCCGGACGTTATCAAAGTGGCAACGGTGGTGCAATCTACACCGATGGAGCCAACGGTTTAAATGAACCGGGTAACATTATTATTCGCAAAAGCCGGTTTGAAGGTAACAAAGCAGCCGGTTTTGGTGGCGCATTGAATCTCAGCGCTTATCAACCGCAAAAAGTATCGGTTGAAGATTCCATCGTGCTGGGAAATGAAGTCATCAAAAACGCCAACGGTAGTTCCCTAGGCGGTGGCATCTACCATCAAGACGTAGAGCTAACGATTAACAACACAACTGTTGCCAACAACAAAGCCGTGTTTCAAGGTGGCGGATTATGGGCAAATAACGCAGGAGTTACGGTTAGCAACAGCACCTTCTCCGGCAACATCGCAGAAGATGCAGCCAAAGGTTATGGCGGTGCAATTCGGATTGGAGGCACCGACCAAGCAGCGAACATTACCAATACAACCATTGCTAATAACTCAGCCGGCTGGGTAGGAGGTGGCATATTAGCCGGCTCTACCCCAATTACGGTGAAAAACACGATTTTTAGCAATAACACGGCAACGAATCCCTGGAATATTCAATACAATACTACTCGCCAGTTAACTGATGGCGGGGGTAATATTCAATGGCCGCCTAAAGCAACGAATCTTTCTAACGACTACAATGCAACGGCAACAATTACCCTTGCAGATCCTAAACTCGGCCCTTTGCAGGACAACGGCAATGGTCTTTTAACCCATGCCTTGCTTGAAGGCAGTGCGGCAATTGGTATAGCTGGGGGACTGAATGCCGGCGCACCCATAACACCGGCACCGACTGACACACTTGTTGGTGGTGGTGGCAGCGATACCATAACCCCCACACCGAGTGACACACTTGTTGGTGGTGGTGGCAGCGATACCATAACCCCCACACCGAGTGACACACTTGTTGGTGGAGGTGGCAGCGATACCATAACCCCCACACCGAGTGACACACTTGTTGGTGGAGGTGGCAGCGATACCATAACACCCACACCGACTGACACACTTGTTGGTGGTGGTGGCAGCGATACCATAACCCCCACACCGACTGACACACTTGTTGGTGGTGGTGGCAGCGATACCATAACCCCCACACCGACTGACACACTTGTTGGTGGTGGTGGCAGCGATACCATTACCCCCACACCAACTGACACGCTTGTTGGTGGTGGTGGCAGCGATACCATTACCCCCACACCGACTGACACGCTTGTTGGTGGTGGTGGCAGCGATACCATTACCCCCACACCGGCAGATACCGTAGTTGGTGGTGGTGGCAGCGATACCATTACCCCCACACCGGCACCTAGCGGCAATGATGTCATCTATGGTGAAGCCGGCAATGACACGATTGATGGAGGCGACGGCGACGATACCATCTATGGCGGTAGCGGCAATGATGTCATCTATGGAGGTGCAGGTAACGATGTTATTTATGCCGAAGCCGGTGATGACACGATTGATGGAGGCGGCGGCAACGATACCATCTATGGCGGTGCCGGTATAAACTTTCTCAACGGTGGAGACGGCAATGATGTCATCTATGCCACTGATGATATCCTCTTACCCGGCCCTGCACCCCTGCCACCGGCTCAACAGGGCGCGAATAGTGTCACCGGCACTCCTGACAATGACATTCTGACAGGCGGTAACGCTACTGCCGCGACTGCAAGTGATAGCGTTGCAGATACTTTCCTGCTAGCGAATGCCGGCATCACATCTCAGAGATTGAGTGATTATGCGATCATGACTAACTTCAACGGCAGCCAGGATTTGATGCAGATCCAACAGTCGGGAAGTAACGCTCAAATCTTGTACGGCAACGATTCTGCCAAAGATGAACTGATAGGAACTGTCCCAGGAGATACATCTGGGCTAACACTCACCAGTAACAACTTGGCTTCCGTTTAG
- a CDS encoding calcium-binding protein, with translation MSIITVTTNANSGVGSLRAAITSAQAGDTIQFSSSLANQTISLTSQIEIDKHLTIDGAGATNLTISGNNATRVFYSDWRYLVPEGFNITLKNLTIANGKTTDADGGAGIRMGYLGTLTVENTEFKNNSATKGAAIMAGTSGKTTVINSKFDANNGTFGTTDVMRERGSGGIATVGGDLVVKGSQFTNNKGIVGGAINVLNTGLLVENSSFVNNDTTAGAAYPAGRYQSGNGGAIYTDGANGLNEPGSIIIRKSRFEGNKAAGFGGALNLSAYQPQTVSVEDSTILGNQVIKNSNGSSLGGGIYHQDVDLTVKNTTVANNKAVFQGGGLWANNAGVTVSNSTFSGNIAEDAAKGYGGAIRIGGTDKAANITNTTIANNSAGWVGGGILAGSNPITVKNTIFSNNTATNPWKIQYNTTRQLTDGGGNIQWPPKATNLSNDYNATASVTLADPKLGALQDNGGGVLTHALLSGSAAIDKGINTGAPTTDQRGELRPKDGDNNGSAIVDSGAFELGSTTTVTQNDTLVGTAGNDVLNGNDGDDSLDGAGGNDTLYGGIGADKLFGQAGTDVLDGGDGNDLLNGGADSDTLSGGLGADSLVGGAGNDSLLGGDGNDTLDGGTENDKLNGGTGNDLLYGGIGIDSLDGGSGSDKLYGQDANDTLTGSSGNDSLYGGAGNDILTGVSASATVPGSGEIDRLWGEAGGDTFVLGNATKVFYDNIGTATQGLSDYAILADFNRTEDFIQLKGSSANYQLVQSSSGTQIFYGSAATKDELIGVIQGDTTGLTVSSSNFKYV, from the coding sequence ATGAGTATCATCACTGTAACCACGAATGCAAACAGTGGAGTCGGTTCACTGCGGGCAGCAATCACTTCCGCACAAGCCGGCGACACCATTCAGTTTTCATCCAGCCTTGCCAATCAAACGATTAGCCTCACAAGTCAGATAGAAATCGACAAACATTTGACAATAGATGGAGCTGGAGCAACGAATTTAACCATTAGTGGAAATAATGCCACCCGCGTTTTTTATAGCGATTGGCGCTATCTCGTTCCTGAAGGCTTCAATATCACCCTCAAAAATCTCACCATTGCTAACGGCAAAACCACGGATGCAGATGGCGGCGCAGGCATCCGCATGGGATATCTGGGAACCTTAACCGTAGAAAACACCGAATTTAAAAACAATAGTGCCACCAAAGGTGCCGCAATCATGGCCGGCACCAGTGGCAAAACCACCGTCATCAACAGTAAATTTGATGCCAATAATGGCACATTCGGCACCACAGATGTCATGCGAGAACGCGGATCTGGCGGCATTGCCACAGTTGGCGGTGATCTCGTCGTCAAAGGTAGTCAATTTACCAACAACAAAGGCATTGTCGGCGGTGCAATTAACGTCCTCAATACGGGTTTGCTCGTCGAAAACTCCAGCTTTGTTAATAACGACACCACAGCCGGCGCTGCCTACCCAGCCGGACGTTATCAAAGTGGCAACGGTGGTGCAATCTATACCGATGGTGCGAATGGTTTAAATGAACCGGGCAGCATTATTATTCGCAAAAGCCGGTTTGAAGGTAACAAAGCAGCCGGTTTTGGTGGCGCATTGAATCTCAGCGCTTATCAACCGCAAACGGTATCGGTTGAAGATTCTACAATCCTTGGCAACCAAGTCATCAAAAACTCCAACGGTAGTTCATTAGGCGGTGGCATCTACCATCAAGACGTAGATTTAACCGTTAAGAATACGACCGTTGCCAATAACAAAGCCGTGTTTCAAGGTGGCGGATTGTGGGCAAATAACGCAGGAGTTACGGTTAGTAACAGTACCTTCTCCGGCAACATTGCAGAAGATGCAGCCAAAGGTTATGGCGGTGCAATTCGCATCGGAGGCACCGACAAAGCAGCGAACATTACCAATACCACCATTGCTAATAACTCAGCCGGCTGGGTTGGAGGTGGCATATTAGCCGGCTCTAACCCGATTACGGTGAAAAACACGATTTTTAGCAATAACACGGCAACGAATCCTTGGAAGATTCAATACAACACTACTCGCCAGTTAACTGATGGTGGGGGTAATATTCAATGGCCGCCTAAAGCAACGAATCTTTCTAATGATTACAATGCAACGGCATCTGTGACGCTGGCAGATCCCAAACTTGGGGCTTTGCAAGATAACGGCGGCGGCGTTTTAACTCATGCTTTGCTATCAGGAAGTGCGGCAATTGATAAAGGGATAAATACCGGCGCACCTACGACCGATCAGCGCGGTGAGCTGCGTCCCAAAGATGGGGATAATAATGGCAGCGCAATCGTTGATAGTGGCGCGTTTGAGCTAGGCAGCACCACGACTGTAACGCAGAACGATACCCTCGTGGGGACTGCCGGCAACGATGTTCTCAATGGCAACGATGGCGATGACAGTTTAGACGGTGCCGGTGGCAACGATACTCTTTACGGTGGTATCGGCGCAGATAAGCTATTCGGACAAGCCGGCACTGATGTTCTTGATGGTGGAGACGGTAACGATCTTCTCAATGGCGGCGCTGACAGCGATACCCTTAGCGGCGGTTTGGGCGCTGACTCTCTGGTTGGTGGTGCCGGCAACGATAGCCTGCTAGGTGGCGACGGCAACGATACGCTGGATGGCGGCACCGAAAACGATAAGCTCAATGGCGGCACCGGCAACGATCTGCTTTATGGCGGAATCGGCATAGACTCGCTTGATGGGGGTTCCGGAAGCGATAAGTTATACGGTCAAGATGCCAATGATACCCTCACCGGCAGCAGTGGTAATGACAGCCTTTACGGCGGTGCCGGTAATGACATTCTCACCGGGGTTAGCGCCAGTGCGACGGTTCCTGGAAGCGGGGAAATTGATCGGCTTTGGGGTGAAGCCGGTGGAGATACATTCGTGCTAGGGAATGCCACAAAGGTTTTTTACGATAACATCGGCACCGCTACTCAAGGCTTGAGTGATTATGCCATTCTTGCTGATTTCAACCGCACTGAAGATTTTATCCAGCTCAAAGGTAGTTCAGCAAACTATCAATTGGTTCAGTCAAGCAGTGGCACCCAAATCTTTTACGGCAGTGCTGCTACTAAGGATGAACTGATTGGAGTTATTCAAGGAGATACGACCGGATTAACAGTCAGCAGTAGCAACTTTAAGTACGTTTAA
- a CDS encoding choice-of-anchor Q domain-containing protein, giving the protein MSIITVTTNADSGIGSLRQAIASAKTGDTIHFSSTLAGKAIILSSQLDINKNLIIDGTGAAGLSISGNKATRVFELKTAPDNTAINVTMRNLIIANGKASGVDEAGAGAGIKTASYTTLTVENCQINSNVAQFGGGIFTGWRGKTTVINSEFDGNDGTAGNQERGGGAIATKSEGSLVVKDSVFTNNKGINGGAINSLLGGLTVENSTFLNNNTTAGSSGTVTSGFGGAIYTDGASAFTNDSMGGTINIRNSRFEGNIGAGQGGAMFLFGYALDKIVVEGSTIINNQVIKNGTGNALGGGIRIGNAEYTISNSTIANNSALTQGGGLWVAEKSPGKIINSTFSGNKAQGTDGTSGLGGAMMINTSSAGNIINTTVANNHAGFMGGAFWGQNQYVTVKNSIFDENTGGNIWKIKQHVGAPLIDGGGNIQFPPKNPNDSTDVNVTNSIKIADPKLGSLQDNGGGILTHGLLSGSPAINAGVSVTGLTIDQRGIARSDGKFDMGAFELSNTSPLTTDTPILGTANNDVVNGYDGNDIIDGVAGNDSLYGGLGSDFLNGNLGNDKLYGQDSNDTLIGSAGNDSLYGGIGSDTLIGVNATGITPGVGEVDLLRGESGADTFVLGDRTKGYYKNAGLTSQGLMDYAIIADFNGNEDKIQLYGSASNYQLLQSSTGTQILAGSGSIKDELIGVIQGGATNLSLTSSYFKYV; this is encoded by the coding sequence ATGAGTATCATCACTGTAACCACGAATGCAGACAGTGGAATCGGTTCACTGCGACAAGCCATTGCTTCTGCAAAGACAGGAGATACCATTCATTTTTCATCCACCCTTGCCGGAAAAGCCATTATTCTCAGTAGTCAATTAGACATCAACAAAAACCTGATCATCGATGGCACAGGGGCAGCCGGCTTAAGCATTAGTGGCAATAAAGCAACGCGCGTCTTCGAGTTAAAAACTGCGCCGGATAATACTGCTATTAATGTCACAATGCGGAATCTGATTATCGCCAATGGCAAAGCGAGTGGCGTTGATGAAGCTGGTGCCGGTGCCGGCATTAAAACGGCATCGTACACCACATTAACCGTTGAAAATTGCCAAATTAACAGCAACGTTGCCCAGTTTGGCGGCGGAATCTTTACGGGTTGGCGGGGCAAAACAACGGTGATTAATAGCGAATTTGATGGCAATGATGGCACAGCCGGCAACCAAGAAAGAGGCGGCGGTGCGATCGCAACCAAAAGTGAAGGCAGCCTCGTTGTTAAAGACAGTGTATTTACGAACAACAAAGGCATTAACGGCGGGGCGATTAACAGCCTATTGGGAGGGCTAACGGTTGAAAATTCAACATTTTTGAATAACAACACCACAGCCGGCAGTTCGGGAACCGTTACCAGCGGATTTGGTGGAGCAATTTATACCGATGGTGCTAGCGCCTTTACGAACGATTCTATGGGCGGAACTATTAACATTCGCAATAGCCGATTTGAAGGCAATATAGGAGCCGGTCAAGGTGGGGCAATGTTTCTGTTTGGTTATGCCCTAGACAAAATCGTTGTTGAAGGCAGCACGATCATTAACAATCAAGTCATTAAAAACGGTACCGGCAATGCTCTCGGCGGCGGCATCCGAATTGGCAATGCAGAATACACCATCAGCAACAGCACCATTGCCAATAACTCAGCGCTGACTCAAGGTGGCGGTTTGTGGGTCGCAGAAAAATCACCCGGGAAAATTATCAACTCCACCTTTTCTGGCAATAAAGCACAGGGGACAGATGGCACCAGCGGTTTAGGCGGCGCAATGATGATTAATACCTCCAGCGCCGGCAACATTATCAACACAACCGTTGCCAATAATCATGCCGGTTTTATGGGCGGCGCATTTTGGGGCCAAAATCAATATGTCACCGTCAAAAATTCAATTTTCGATGAAAATACGGGCGGCAATATTTGGAAGATCAAACAACACGTGGGCGCTCCGTTAATTGATGGCGGCGGAAATATTCAATTTCCTCCGAAAAATCCTAATGATTCGACGGATGTTAATGTCACGAATAGTATTAAGATTGCTGATCCCAAACTCGGTTCTCTACAAGACAATGGCGGTGGCATTCTAACGCATGGGTTGCTGAGTGGAAGTCCTGCAATTAATGCAGGTGTAAGTGTTACTGGTTTAACCATCGATCAGCGCGGAATTGCGCGTTCCGATGGCAAGTTTGATATGGGCGCATTTGAGCTGAGCAATACTTCGCCTCTAACAACAGATACCCCCATTCTTGGCACTGCAAATAATGATGTGGTGAACGGTTACGATGGCAATGACATTATTGATGGCGTTGCCGGCAACGATAGTCTTTATGGGGGACTTGGATCTGACTTTCTCAATGGCAACTTAGGAAATGACAAATTATATGGTCAAGATAGCAATGATACCCTCATCGGTAGCGCCGGCAATGATAGTCTCTATGGTGGTATCGGTAGTGATACGCTAATTGGCGTTAATGCCACCGGCATCACTCCCGGAGTTGGCGAAGTGGATCTGCTTCGGGGTGAAAGTGGGGCTGATACCTTTGTTTTAGGAGATCGGACAAAGGGTTATTACAAAAATGCCGGTTTAACGTCTCAGGGATTAATGGACTACGCAATTATTGCGGACTTTAATGGCAATGAGGATAAAATTCAACTCTACGGCAGTGCCAGTAACTATCAACTTCTCCAATCAAGCACCGGCACCCAAATTCTTGCCGGCAGCGGTTCTATTAAGGATGAACTCATTGGCGTGATTCAGGGAGGCGCAACAAACTTGAGTCTCACCAGTAGTTACTTTAAATACGTTTAG
- a CDS encoding NAD-binding protein: protein MKPRIIVCGLGRTGYKIFCLLRQQGADVVGISDRPLIHEGADIIFGDLREPSTLLAAGIRDAQTLVLAGADDALNLAILVQSRVLNPRIRIINRLFNTSLGDRLDHTVGEHVTMSVSTLAAPVFAFAALGKQAIGQLRLFNQTWPIHEEYIDENHPWLGRHLSHLWENRSRMLIYYLPVNGRTDLISAMSYGQTLQVGDRLIVASQPRVRIARNSVIQKVTKFFNSLQQFHQHTRSTLAVLLSLLVTILIATITYICVNSNTSAIDALYFSVGMITGAGGNEKVAEHAPESIKLFTAVMMLVGAGIIGICYALLNDFVLGTRFTQVWDATRIPQRSHFIICGLGGVGLRIADQLRMSGHEVVVIERDPNCRFINTARSLKIPVILGDASVTTTLKAANIDYAEALIAVTSDDTGNLEIALTAKSLAGKLPVVVRNQDPQFARMVEQVFEFEAVLSPTELAAPSFAAAALGGRIFGNGMTGDSLWVALATLITPSHPFYGHRVRDVAMTADFVPLYIESNCQSTHGWDLLNSYLSAGDVLYLTMPATKLDQLWRTQASDAASSFEPDISVATKTERINPPVRESGLRSTFSS from the coding sequence ATGAAACCTCGCATTATTGTCTGTGGTCTTGGTCGCACCGGCTATAAAATTTTCTGTTTGTTGAGGCAACAGGGCGCTGACGTTGTTGGCATCAGCGATCGCCCGCTTATCCATGAAGGTGCTGATATCATTTTTGGAGATTTGCGCGAACCTTCTACCTTGCTAGCCGCCGGCATTCGGGACGCGCAAACCCTAGTGCTTGCCGGCGCTGACGATGCTTTAAATTTAGCCATTCTGGTTCAGTCGCGGGTACTCAATCCCCGGATTCGGATTATCAACCGGCTATTCAATACCAGTTTGGGCGATCGTCTCGATCATACTGTCGGCGAACACGTCACCATGAGCGTTTCTACCCTAGCCGCCCCAGTTTTCGCGTTTGCAGCATTGGGAAAACAAGCGATTGGCCAACTGCGGCTGTTTAACCAAACATGGCCTATTCATGAAGAATATATCGATGAAAATCACCCTTGGCTAGGCCGGCATCTTAGTCATTTGTGGGAAAATCGCTCGCGGATGCTGATTTACTATCTGCCGGTGAATGGGCGCACAGATTTAATTTCTGCAATGAGTTATGGGCAAACATTGCAAGTAGGAGATCGTCTGATCGTCGCCTCTCAACCGCGTGTGCGGATTGCACGTAACTCGGTGATTCAAAAAGTCACTAAATTTTTTAACAGTTTGCAACAATTTCATCAGCACACGCGGTCAACTTTGGCGGTTCTCCTCAGCCTACTTGTCACAATTTTAATTGCCACAATTACCTATATTTGCGTTAATTCCAATACCTCGGCAATCGATGCCCTTTATTTTTCTGTAGGGATGATAACGGGTGCCGGTGGCAATGAAAAAGTTGCAGAACACGCACCAGAAAGCATCAAATTATTTACGGCTGTGATGATGTTAGTCGGTGCCGGCATCATTGGAATTTGTTACGCCCTTCTCAATGATTTCGTATTAGGAACTCGATTCACACAAGTTTGGGATGCCACCCGAATTCCCCAGCGAAGTCACTTCATTATTTGTGGTTTGGGGGGCGTTGGATTGCGAATTGCCGACCAACTTAGAATGAGTGGTCATGAAGTGGTTGTGATTGAGCGCGATCCCAACTGCCGGTTTATAAATACCGCCCGTTCCCTGAAAATTCCCGTTATTCTAGGGGATGCTAGTGTAACGACCACACTGAAAGCAGCCAATATTGATTACGCCGAAGCGCTGATCGCGGTGACAAGCGACGATACAGGGAATTTAGAGATTGCACTCACCGCCAAAAGTTTAGCCGGCAAATTGCCAGTGGTGGTGCGAAATCAAGACCCTCAATTCGCTCGAATGGTGGAACAAGTTTTTGAGTTTGAGGCAGTATTAAGCCCAACAGAATTGGCTGCACCTTCCTTCGCTGCTGCTGCTTTAGGCGGAAGAATTTTCGGCAATGGAATGACGGGCGACAGCCTTTGGGTGGCTTTAGCGACGCTGATTACACCCAGTCATCCTTTTTACGGGCATCGAGTTCGAGATGTGGCAATGACGGCAGACTTTGTACCCCTATATATTGAAAGCAATTGCCAATCAACTCACGGTTGGGATTTACTCAACTCATACCTCAGCGCCGGCGATGTTTTATATCTCACCATGCCGGCAACCAAGCTTGATCAGTTATGGCGCACTCAAGCTTCGGATGCAGCTTCAAGTTTTGAACCAGATATCTCTGTTGCAACCAAAACTGAGCGAATCAACCCGCCTGTACGTGAATCAGGATTAAGAAGCACTTTTTCTTCTTGA